The Trinickia acidisoli genome includes a window with the following:
- the argF gene encoding ornithine carbamoyltransferase: MAAKQIRHYLQFSDFSLDDYEYVLERARILKRKFKNYETYHPLHDRTLAMIFEKNSTRTRLSFEAGIFQLGGHAVFMSTRDTQLGRGEPIEDAAQVISRMVDIIMIRTFGQDILRRFADNSRVPVINGLTNEYHPCQVLADIFTFYELRGQIAGKTVAWVGDANNMLYTWIEAAQILGFKLRISTPPGYKLDAALVAPHSASFFEEFEDPNDACEGADLVTTDVWTSMGFEAENEARKAAFADWCVDTEMMGRARPDALFMHCLPAHRGEEVSADVIDGPQSVVWDEAENRLHVQKALMEFLLLGKLNH, from the coding sequence ATGGCCGCCAAACAAATCCGTCACTACCTGCAGTTCAGCGACTTCTCCCTGGATGACTACGAGTACGTGCTCGAGCGTGCGCGCATCCTGAAACGCAAGTTCAAGAACTACGAGACCTATCACCCACTGCACGATCGCACGCTCGCGATGATTTTCGAGAAGAACTCGACGCGCACGCGGCTCTCGTTCGAAGCCGGCATCTTCCAGCTCGGCGGCCACGCCGTTTTCATGAGCACGCGCGATACCCAGCTCGGCCGCGGCGAGCCGATCGAAGACGCCGCCCAGGTTATTTCGCGGATGGTCGACATCATCATGATCCGCACGTTCGGCCAGGACATCCTGCGCCGCTTCGCGGACAACTCGCGCGTGCCCGTCATCAACGGCCTGACCAACGAGTACCACCCGTGCCAGGTGCTCGCCGACATCTTCACGTTCTATGAGCTTCGTGGCCAGATCGCGGGTAAAACGGTAGCGTGGGTGGGCGACGCCAACAATATGCTCTACACGTGGATCGAGGCCGCGCAGATTCTCGGCTTCAAGCTGCGCATTTCGACGCCGCCCGGCTACAAGCTCGACGCAGCGCTCGTCGCCCCCCATAGCGCATCATTCTTCGAGGAGTTCGAAGACCCGAACGATGCGTGCGAAGGCGCCGATCTCGTCACGACCGACGTCTGGACCAGCATGGGCTTCGAGGCCGAGAACGAAGCGCGCAAGGCAGCGTTTGCCGATTGGTGCGTCGATACCGAAATGATGGGGCGCGCGCGCCCCGATGCGCTGTTCATGCACTGTCTGCCTGCCCATCGTGGCGAGGAAGTCAGCGCCGACGTGATCGACGGGCCGCAAAGCGTCGTATGGGACGAAGCCGAGAATCGGCTGCACGTCCAGAAGGCGCTCATGGAGTTTTTGCTGCTCGGCAAGCTCAATCACTGA
- a CDS encoding aminoacyl-tRNA deacylase, with translation MSKTKHVSETLATQFLRRHDVHFGEHPYEYVEHGGTGESARRLGVDEHSVVKTLVMEDEHAKPLIVLMHGDRTVSTKNLARQIGAKRVEPCKPEVANRHSGYLVGGTSPFGTKKAMPIYVESSILELDLIYLNGGRRGYLVSLAPALLTSLLGARPVQCASVE, from the coding sequence ATGAGTAAAACCAAACACGTGTCGGAGACCTTGGCCACACAGTTCTTGCGTCGCCATGATGTCCACTTCGGCGAGCACCCCTACGAGTATGTGGAGCACGGCGGCACGGGCGAATCGGCACGCCGGCTCGGCGTTGACGAGCACAGCGTCGTCAAGACGCTCGTCATGGAGGACGAGCACGCGAAGCCGCTCATCGTCCTCATGCACGGCGACCGCACGGTATCGACCAAGAACCTCGCCCGTCAAATCGGCGCCAAGCGCGTGGAGCCCTGCAAGCCCGAGGTGGCCAATCGCCATTCCGGTTATTTGGTGGGCGGTACCTCGCCGTTCGGCACGAAAAAGGCAATGCCCATCTACGTCGAATCGAGCATCCTCGAACTCGATCTGATCTATCTGAACGGCGGCCGCCGCGGCTACCTCGTCAGCCTTGCGCCCGCGCTGCTGACGTCGCTGCTCGGCGCGCGCCCCGTGCAATGCGCGAGCGTCGAGTGA
- the xerD gene encoding site-specific tyrosine recombinase XerD, whose protein sequence is MNEVNGFAPVEAQDAFAAPNEPQADAAVLALQAANVRSIDAFGDALWLEHGLARNTLDAYGRDLRLFADWLARTHGVGIDAAGEGHVNGYLAARSDGKPTSANRRLSVFRRYFAWALREHRVSSDPTMKIRSAKQPPRFPSTLTEAQVEALLAAPEVDTALGLRDRTMLELMYASGLRVSELVGLKSVEVGLNEGVVRVMGKGSKERLVPFGEEAHAWIARYLREGRPTLIGARAADALFVTARGEGMTRQQFWNIIKRHARAADVRTPLSPHTLRHAFATHLINHGADLRVVQLLLGHADISTTQIYTHVARERLKTLHATHHPRG, encoded by the coding sequence ATGAACGAGGTGAACGGCTTTGCGCCGGTAGAAGCCCAGGATGCGTTTGCAGCGCCGAACGAGCCGCAGGCCGACGCGGCAGTGCTCGCGCTGCAGGCGGCCAACGTGCGATCGATCGATGCGTTCGGCGATGCCCTTTGGCTCGAACACGGCCTCGCGCGCAACACGCTCGATGCCTACGGCCGCGATTTGCGTCTCTTCGCCGACTGGCTCGCGCGCACGCACGGCGTCGGCATCGACGCAGCGGGCGAGGGGCACGTCAACGGCTACCTTGCCGCGCGCAGCGACGGCAAGCCCACTTCCGCCAACCGCCGCCTCTCGGTATTTCGTCGCTATTTCGCGTGGGCGTTGCGCGAGCATCGCGTATCAAGCGATCCGACGATGAAAATTCGCTCGGCGAAGCAGCCGCCGAGGTTTCCTTCGACGCTGACGGAGGCGCAAGTCGAGGCGCTGCTTGCCGCGCCCGAGGTGGACACCGCGCTTGGCTTGCGCGACCGGACCATGCTCGAACTCATGTATGCAAGCGGGCTGCGCGTGAGCGAGCTCGTGGGGCTCAAGTCCGTCGAAGTCGGCCTGAACGAAGGCGTGGTGCGGGTGATGGGCAAGGGGTCGAAGGAGCGCCTCGTGCCGTTCGGCGAGGAGGCGCATGCATGGATCGCACGCTATCTACGCGAGGGGCGGCCGACGCTGATCGGCGCGCGCGCGGCCGATGCGCTGTTCGTTACGGCGCGCGGCGAGGGCATGACGCGCCAGCAGTTCTGGAACATCATCAAACGGCACGCACGCGCGGCGGATGTGAGAACGCCGCTGTCGCCGCACACGCTGCGCCACGCGTTCGCGACGCATCTCATCAATCACGGTGCCGATTTGCGCGTCGTGCAGTTGCTGCTCGGCCATGCCGATATTTCGACGACGCAGATCTACACGCACGTCGCACGCGAGCGCCTCAAGACGCTGCACGCGACGCATCACCCGCGCGGCTGA
- the tsaE gene encoding tRNA (adenosine(37)-N6)-threonylcarbamoyltransferase complex ATPase subunit type 1 TsaE has translation MPAAPASSSFPLAKALLERRFTLENLAATDALGARFAHAIDDVRKLPGFTGLHVQLLGDLGAGKTALVRATLAGLGHSGRVRSPTYTLVEPYALARDGGELELYHFDLYRFADPAEWADAGFREYFDAGAICLVEWPQKAGNLLGTPDLVFGLDTVDGERRLLDARAYSESGKACLERC, from the coding sequence ATGCCCGCCGCGCCCGCTTCATCGTCTTTTCCGCTCGCGAAAGCGCTGCTCGAGCGCCGCTTCACGCTCGAGAACCTCGCGGCCACCGATGCATTGGGCGCGCGCTTTGCGCATGCGATCGACGACGTGCGCAAGCTACCCGGCTTCACCGGCCTGCACGTGCAGCTTCTCGGCGATCTCGGCGCCGGCAAAACGGCGCTCGTGCGCGCGACGCTAGCCGGCCTCGGTCACTCGGGACGCGTGCGCAGCCCGACCTACACGCTCGTCGAACCGTACGCGCTCGCGCGCGATGGAGGCGAACTCGAGCTCTACCACTTCGATCTCTACCGCTTCGCCGATCCGGCGGAGTGGGCCGATGCAGGCTTTCGCGAATATTTCGATGCGGGCGCAATCTGCCTCGTCGAATGGCCGCAGAAAGCGGGCAACCTGCTCGGCACGCCCGATCTCGTTTTCGGCCTCGACACCGTCGACGGCGAGCGGCGCCTGCTCGATGCCCGCGCATACAGCGAATCAGGAAAAGCATGTCTCGAAAGATGTTGA
- a CDS encoding YajQ family cyclic di-GMP-binding protein, with translation MPSFDVVCEANMVEVKNAIEQSNKEISTRFDFKGSDARVEQKEGELTMFADDDFKLGQVKDVVLSKMAKRNVDVRFLDYGKIEKIGGDKVKQVVTIKKGVSGDLAKKIVRLVKDSKIKVQASIQGDAVRVSGTKRDDLQSVIAMLRKDVTDTPLDFNNFRD, from the coding sequence ATGCCGTCGTTCGATGTCGTCTGCGAAGCCAACATGGTCGAAGTGAAAAACGCGATCGAGCAATCCAACAAGGAAATTTCCACGCGCTTCGATTTCAAGGGGTCGGACGCGCGGGTCGAGCAAAAGGAAGGCGAACTGACGATGTTCGCCGACGATGACTTCAAGCTGGGGCAAGTCAAGGACGTCGTGCTGTCGAAGATGGCCAAGCGCAACGTCGACGTGCGCTTTCTCGACTACGGCAAGATCGAAAAGATCGGCGGCGACAAGGTCAAGCAAGTCGTCACGATCAAGAAGGGTGTGTCGGGCGATCTCGCCAAGAAAATCGTCAGGCTCGTGAAGGACAGCAAGATCAAGGTGCAAGCGAGCATTCAAGGCGACGCGGTGCGCGTGTCGGGCACCAAGCGCGACGATCTGCAAAGCGTCATCGCGATGCTGCGCAAGGATGTGACCGACACCCCGCTCGACTTCAACAACTTCCGCGACTAA
- a CDS encoding methylated-DNA--[protein]-cysteine S-methyltransferase, translated as MYHAVVSAPFGKVGIEVDAAAGVVRAIIYLEDSIPERAPDSAIAERAARQIERYMADAGAPFDLPLANAGTPFQRRVWQAMCEIPLGSVMTYGALARQVGGVPRAVGQACGDNPFPLVIPCHRVVAANGLGGFSHHAGDGFYPRVKRWLLAHESSQLALAL; from the coding sequence ATGTACCACGCCGTCGTGAGCGCGCCGTTCGGCAAAGTCGGAATCGAAGTCGATGCCGCGGCAGGCGTCGTCCGCGCGATCATCTACCTCGAAGATTCGATCCCCGAGCGTGCGCCCGATTCGGCGATCGCCGAGCGCGCCGCGCGGCAGATCGAGCGGTATATGGCCGACGCCGGCGCGCCGTTCGATTTGCCGCTCGCGAATGCCGGCACGCCGTTCCAGCGCCGCGTCTGGCAGGCGATGTGCGAAATCCCGCTCGGCAGCGTGATGACCTATGGCGCACTGGCACGGCAGGTTGGCGGGGTGCCGCGCGCGGTCGGTCAGGCGTGCGGCGACAATCCGTTTCCGCTCGTGATTCCGTGTCATCGCGTCGTGGCCGCGAACGGGCTAGGCGGGTTTTCGCATCATGCGGGCGATGGTTTCTATCCGCGCGTCAAGCGTTGGCTGCTCGCGCATGAAAGCAGCCAGCTCGCGCTCGCGCTATGA
- the plsY gene encoding glycerol-3-phosphate 1-O-acyltransferase PlsY, with translation MQMLIATVAAYLIGSISFAVIVSAAMGLADPRSYGSKNPGATNVLRSGNKIAAILTLVGDAFKGWLAVWLVARFGPNYGLGDTAVALAAIAVFLGHLYPVFFKFKGGKGVATAAGVLLAINPVLGLATALTWLIIAFFFRYSSFAALVSAVFAPLFDIFMFGANRIAWAVFAMSALLIWRHRGNIAKLIAGKESRIGEKKGGAKKPEAGTAHARKH, from the coding sequence ATGCAAATGCTGATCGCAACCGTTGCCGCCTATTTGATCGGATCGATCTCGTTCGCCGTGATCGTCAGCGCGGCTATGGGGCTGGCCGATCCCCGCTCCTACGGATCGAAGAACCCCGGCGCCACGAACGTGCTGCGCAGCGGCAACAAGATCGCGGCTATTCTCACGCTCGTCGGCGATGCGTTCAAAGGCTGGCTGGCCGTTTGGCTCGTTGCGCGTTTCGGGCCGAACTACGGGCTCGGCGATACGGCCGTCGCGCTGGCGGCAATCGCCGTCTTTCTCGGCCACCTCTACCCGGTCTTCTTCAAGTTCAAAGGCGGCAAGGGCGTGGCAACGGCCGCCGGCGTGCTGCTCGCGATCAACCCGGTGCTCGGCCTCGCGACCGCGCTGACCTGGCTCATCATCGCGTTCTTCTTCCGCTATTCGTCGTTTGCCGCGCTCGTCTCGGCGGTGTTCGCGCCGCTGTTCGACATCTTCATGTTCGGCGCCAATCGAATCGCCTGGGCCGTGTTCGCGATGAGCGCGCTGCTCATCTGGCGGCATCGCGGCAACATCGCGAAGCTGATTGCGGGGAAGGAAAGCCGCATCGGCGAAAAGAAGGGCGGCGCGAAGAAGCCCGAAGCGGGCACCGCGCACGCGCGCAAGCATTGA
- the murB gene encoding UDP-N-acetylmuramate dehydrogenase, translated as MSLSDPSLLVPDYSLRAHNTFGFDARARWFCRIESSDQFSAVLRDARVAGLPHLLLGGGSNVVFTRDFDGVAMLVALAGKRLVREDDQARYVEAAAGENWHAFVAWTLANGLPGLENLALIPGTVGAAPIQNIGAYGLEMAERFALLRAVELATGATVELDAAQCRFGYRDSFFKREGRDRFAITSVTFRLPKAWTPRAEYADIARALEAGAADASPQAIFDAVVAVRRAKLPDPAVLGNAGSFFKNPVVDAATFETLRAREPQVVSYPQADGRVKLAAGWLIDRCGWKGRAMGAAAVHERQALVLVNRGGATGAQVLALAQAIQDDVRERFGIRLEPEPVVV; from the coding sequence ATGTCCTTGTCCGATCCTTCACTGCTGGTACCCGACTATTCGCTGCGTGCGCACAACACGTTCGGCTTCGACGCGCGCGCGCGTTGGTTTTGCCGCATCGAATCGTCCGATCAGTTCTCGGCCGTTTTGCGCGATGCTCGCGTGGCTGGCTTGCCGCATCTCTTGCTTGGCGGCGGCAGCAACGTCGTTTTCACGCGCGATTTCGACGGCGTCGCGATGCTCGTCGCGCTGGCGGGCAAACGCCTCGTGCGCGAGGACGACCAAGCGCGCTACGTCGAAGCTGCCGCGGGAGAGAACTGGCATGCGTTCGTCGCTTGGACGCTCGCGAACGGTTTGCCCGGGCTTGAAAACCTCGCGTTGATTCCGGGCACGGTCGGCGCCGCGCCGATCCAAAACATCGGCGCGTACGGGCTCGAGATGGCCGAGCGTTTCGCTTTGCTGCGGGCCGTCGAGCTCGCCACCGGCGCGACGGTCGAACTCGATGCGGCGCAATGCCGATTCGGTTACCGCGACAGCTTTTTCAAGCGGGAAGGGCGAGACCGGTTCGCGATCACGTCGGTGACGTTTCGCTTGCCGAAGGCATGGACGCCGCGCGCCGAGTACGCCGACATAGCGCGCGCGCTCGAGGCGGGCGCTGCCGATGCATCGCCGCAGGCCATCTTCGATGCGGTCGTCGCCGTGCGGCGCGCGAAGCTGCCTGATCCGGCCGTGCTCGGCAATGCGGGGAGCTTCTTCAAGAATCCCGTCGTCGATGCGGCGACGTTCGAAACGCTGCGGGCCCGCGAGCCGCAGGTCGTCTCGTACCCGCAGGCCGACGGGCGCGTCAAACTCGCGGCCGGCTGGCTCATCGATCGCTGCGGCTGGAAAGGGCGAGCGATGGGCGCGGCCGCCGTGCACGAGCGGCAGGCGCTCGTGCTCGTCAATCGGGGCGGGGCAACGGGCGCGCAAGTGCTTGCACTCGCACAAGCGATCCAAGACGACGTGCGCGAACGGTTCGGCATTCGGCTGGAGCCCGAGCCGGTCGTCGTTTAG
- a CDS encoding DUF3579 domain-containing protein, whose amino-acid sequence MAEASHIEYFIQGVTKGGKKFRPSDWSERLAGVMSCYGPGAQGPNARLQYSRYVRPLLLGDLKCVVLDSRLRDIEPMAFDFVMNFAKDNDLVVTEACELPDGHGATRAR is encoded by the coding sequence ATGGCCGAAGCATCCCACATCGAATACTTCATTCAAGGCGTCACGAAAGGCGGAAAGAAATTCCGGCCCAGTGATTGGTCGGAGCGTCTCGCGGGGGTCATGTCCTGCTACGGTCCCGGCGCCCAAGGTCCGAACGCGCGGCTGCAATATTCGCGCTACGTCCGTCCCCTCCTCCTCGGCGATCTCAAATGTGTCGTTCTCGATTCGCGGTTGCGCGACATTGAGCCGATGGCGTTCGATTTCGTGATGAATTTCGCGAAGGACAACGACCTCGTCGTTACCGAGGCGTGCGAACTGCCGGACGGCCACGGCGCGACGCGCGCAAGGTAA
- the queG gene encoding tRNA epoxyqueuosine(34) reductase QueG, producing the protein MKRSPEQAALDTGMLGQADACDAADAATQPLDDAALATLAQRIKVWGRALGFSAVGISDTDLCDAEAALSAWLEAGFHGEMDYMAKHGAKRARPAELVAGTRRVISARMAYLPAASLAANHDESASSATLRGARGDWRARELARLTDPSAAVVSVYARGRDYHKVMRQRLQQLAERIEREVGAYGYRVFTDSAPVLEVALAQKAGIGWRGKHTLLLERDAGSLFFLGEIYVDIPLPTDAQTEPERATREAGAHCGHCTRCIDACPTGAIVGPYRVDARRCISYLTIELKGSIPESLRPLIGNRVYGCDDCQLVCPWNKFAQAAPVDDFDVRHGLDRASLVDLFAWSEETFDTRMQGSAIRRIGHERWLRNLAVAMGNALRTGRAESTVPQDMGRAAPIAETSALDADVRARIVAALRSRADDPSPLVREHVQWALQAA; encoded by the coding sequence ATGAAACGAAGTCCGGAACAGGCCGCCCTCGACACGGGCATGCTCGGCCAAGCCGATGCATGCGATGCGGCCGACGCTGCTACCCAGCCCCTCGACGATGCCGCGCTTGCAACGCTTGCGCAGCGCATCAAGGTGTGGGGCCGCGCGCTGGGCTTTTCCGCTGTCGGGATCAGCGATACCGATCTCTGCGATGCCGAAGCGGCGCTTTCCGCTTGGCTCGAGGCGGGCTTCCACGGCGAGATGGATTATATGGCCAAACATGGCGCGAAACGCGCACGGCCGGCCGAGCTTGTGGCCGGCACGCGACGCGTGATCTCCGCCCGCATGGCCTATTTACCCGCAGCGTCGCTCGCGGCAAATCACGATGAAAGCGCATCGTCAGCCACGCTTCGCGGTGCGCGCGGCGATTGGCGCGCGCGCGAGCTCGCGCGCCTCACCGATCCGTCGGCCGCTGTCGTGTCCGTCTACGCTCGCGGCCGCGATTATCACAAGGTGATGCGCCAGCGGCTGCAGCAGCTCGCCGAGCGGATCGAGCGCGAGGTCGGCGCATACGGCTATCGCGTTTTCACCGATTCGGCGCCCGTGCTCGAAGTCGCGCTCGCGCAAAAGGCCGGCATCGGTTGGCGCGGCAAGCATACGCTGTTGCTCGAGCGCGACGCGGGCTCGCTGTTCTTTCTCGGCGAGATCTACGTCGACATTCCGTTGCCGACCGACGCCCAGACGGAGCCCGAGCGCGCCACGCGCGAGGCCGGTGCGCATTGCGGGCACTGCACGCGCTGCATCGACGCGTGTCCGACCGGCGCGATCGTCGGGCCCTATCGCGTCGATGCGCGTCGCTGCATCTCCTATTTGACGATCGAACTGAAGGGCAGCATTCCCGAGTCGTTGCGACCGCTGATCGGCAATCGCGTGTACGGTTGCGACGACTGCCAGCTCGTGTGTCCGTGGAACAAGTTCGCCCAAGCGGCGCCCGTCGATGATTTCGACGTACGGCACGGGCTCGATCGCGCGAGCCTCGTCGACCTGTTCGCCTGGAGCGAGGAGACGTTCGACACGCGCATGCAGGGGAGTGCGATCCGCCGCATCGGCCATGAGCGATGGCTGCGCAATCTGGCCGTGGCGATGGGCAATGCACTACGCACCGGGCGAGCCGAGAGCACGGTACCGCAAGACATGGGCCGCGCGGCGCCCATCGCCGAGACGAGCGCGCTCGATGCCGACGTCCGCGCGCGTATCGTCGCTGCGTTGCGCTCGCGCGCCGACGATCCCTCGCCGCTCGTGCGCGAACATGTGCAGTGGGCGCTGCAAGCGGCGTAA